A stretch of Dysidea avara chromosome 5, odDysAvar1.4, whole genome shotgun sequence DNA encodes these proteins:
- the LOC136255820 gene encoding inter-alpha-trypsin inhibitor heavy chain H4-like — protein MTAILLVAFLLLFSSICGGEDGVRYLEFHYEAEVVARYGRTRITSVVRNDLNESRLLQFSLKLPETAFISNFSMKIGERNFYGIAKKKSEALMEFRNRSESGENVGLVAQRTKDLFTIYMNTAANATSTFTVDYEELMYREQSLYRKTITINPGDIVDDLSASIRVKEPEGFSSYSTSDFASIDVVSSEEIVCQYSASVDTQRAAGSDGVSLVMSCEYDVVHPVDGAGNFAVNGGYFAQFFSPVVTNTLRINLVLVIDVSGSMGGRKIQQARESLVALLHQLHNDDYVAIVTFSSRVGQWMTNLVRVGSFRSSAVQFARNLAAYGSTGLDAGLQTGLSILKRSAHESYVKLLVLLTDGLPNEGISDPRVITDRAQEVTENTGISVNCISFGFDADFEFLQDLALLDSGIAKRIAESENAAEQLTGFLREIATPALAEVIVTFPVGSVEEVTSLEFPFLFSGSEIVVSGKFNESSPETITVQVTGQGIDDTVTYESIVSTVADTTIAGSLPSTERLRAYLKIKNLLNDKRVAEINGENSSSIEQEALQLSLDYNFVTELTSLIVVEEMSNMTTDEDTNSNDNADPTLVSACVSCYGYYPGSAGVQAALSSSSRETGYGLVILIAIIILLILIGGSSTIVGVCLCVRKRRQRRKVGETLHNEEKTSTELATESEDVKKEDVSNTSGVTKHVSEGSIELQPLVANDDVLDHTSDVPGSPHVTETSQDSKNNNGALTSTVGTVENDLQ, from the exons ATGACTGCCATACTGTTAGTAGCGTTCTTGTTGTTATTCAGCAGTATTTGTGGTGGAGAGGATGGTGTGAGATATCTAGAGTTTCATTACGAAGCTGAGGTTGTGGCGAGATATGGTCGGACTCGTATAACTAGTGTGGTAAGGAACGACCTCAACGAGTCACGATTACTACAGTTTAGTTTAAAACTCCCTGAAACGGCCTTCATCTCAAACTTTTCAAT GAAAATTGGAGAAAGAAACTTTTATGGAATAGCCAAGAAGAAGTCTGAGGCTTTAATGGAATTCAGAAATCGTTCAGAGAGTGGAGAAAATGTTGGACTGGTAGCACAACG TACTAAAGATTTGTTCACTATTTACATGAACACAGCAGCCAATGCCACTTCAACATTCACAGTAGATTATGAAGAATTGATGTATCGAGAACAATCTTTGTATCGCAAAACCATCACCATTAATCCTGGTGACATTGTTGATGATTTATCAGCCAGTATTCGTGTTAAGGAACCAGAAGGATTTAGCAGTTACTCCACATCAGATTTTGCCAGTATTGATGTAGTGTCCAGTGAAGAAATAGTTTGTCAGTACTCAGCCTCAGTAGATACACAGAGAGCGGCTGGTAGTGATGGAGTATCATTAGTAATGAGTTGTGAATATGATGTTGTACATCCGGTGGATGGGGCAGGAAACTTTGCTGTTAATGGCGGATATTTTGCACAGTTCTTCTCACCAGTTGTCACCAATACATTGAGGATTAATTTGGTATTAGTTATTGATGTGTCTGGTTCAATGGGTGGTAGGAAGATTCAACAAGCTCGTGAATCTCTTGTTGCTTTACTTCACCAACTACACAACGACGACTATGTTGCGATAGTGACATTTTCATCTCGTGTGGGTCAATGGATGACAAACCTAGTTCGTGTTGGAAGCTTCCGGAGTAGTGCAGTCCAGTTTGCAAGGAATCTTGCAGCTTATGGTTCAACTGGTCTAGATGCTGGGCTGCAAACTGGTTTATCGATACTGAAGAGAAGTGCACATGAGTCTTATGTAAAACTGTTAGTACTACTAACAGATGGGCTACCCAATGAAGGAATAAGTGATCCTCGTGTGATCACTGATCGTGCTCAGGAAGTAACAGAGAATACGGGTATTTCTGTGAATTGTATTTCATTTGGATTTGATGCTGATTTTGAATTTCTACAAGATTTAGCTCTGCTGGATTCTGGAATAGCGAAGAGAATTGCTGAAAGTGAAAATGCTGCAGAGCAACTCACTGGATTTCTCAGAGAGATAGCTACTCCAGCTTTAGCAGAAGTGATAGTGACCTTTCCAGTTGGTAGCGTAGAAGAAGTGACATCTCTTGAATTTCCATTCCTATTCTCTGGATCAGAAATAGTAGTTTCAGGAAAATTCAATGAGTCCAGTCCCGAGACTATTACCGTACAAGTAACAGGACAAGGCATCGATGATACGGTGACCTATGAGAGTATAGTGTCCACTGTAGCTGATACGACCATTGCAGGTAGTTTACCATCCACAGAACGATTGAGAGCATACCTGAAAATTAAGAATCTGTTAAATGATAAACGTGTTGCAGAGATCAATGGAGAGAACAGTTCATCAATTGAACAAGAAGCATTACAATTATCGCTAGACTACAACTTTGTTACAGAGTTAACATCACTAATTGTTGTAGAGGAGATGTCTAACATGACAACAGATGAGGACACTAACAGTAATGACAATGCTGACCCTACTTTGGTTTCTGCTTGTGTTAGCTGTTATGGTTACTACCCTGGTAGTGCTGGTGTACAGGCTGCTTTAAGCAGCAGTTCAAGAG AGACTGGCTATGGTCTAGTAATCTTAATAGCTATTATCATCCTGTTGATATTGATTGGAGGATCTTCTACTATTGTCGGTGTTTGTTTATGTGTGAGGAAGAGAAGACAGAGGAGGAAAGTGGG TGAAACACTTCACAATGAAGAAAAGACCAGCACAGAGTTGGCCACTGAAAGTGAGGATGTTAAGAAAGAGGATGTCAGCAACACTTCAGGAGTCACTAAGCATGTCAGTGAAGGATCAATTGAATTGCAGCCCCTTGTAGCAAATGATGATGTTCTGGATCACACCAGTGATGTACCAGGCAGTCCACATGTTACTGAAACCTCACAGGATAGTAAGAATAACAATGGTGCATTAACAAGCACAGTAGGAACAGTTGAGAATGATTTGCAGTGA